The Terriglobus tenax genome contains a region encoding:
- a CDS encoding DUF885 domain-containing protein translates to MRTLPALLLTGTLVTATLSPAVFAQTSVADRIAQQNKLFEDQFQDGLRRSPQRATAYGDYRYNDKLDDDSLAAIADAHQNQLKYLAALDAISTAGFPEQDKLSHDLMVRSLKTALANYDLKNYEMPVDQMGGPHSDLADLPNAVPLDSVKHYEDYIARLHQIPRVFEQNIEIMKAGERDHLMPVKFLLEKVPAQCDGVIAANPFLNPIKKFPASFSEEDKKRLTAQITDTVNQEVFPAYRSFAAFVKNEYAPHGRTTLAITSLSEGKKRYQAAIYSRTTTNLPPAQIHQIGLDEIKRIEAEMTQVAKRAGFSDLASFRASLKDNPKYIPKSEEEILDNFRRAIAQMEPKLPQLFGLLPKSPVTVEAIPPYQAAMATHYQTGTPDGKRPGRVSVAVSDFQHRDTIKDEAVAYHEGIPGHHMQLSIQQQLTGLPKFRMRGGNSAYVEGWALYAEELGKEVGFYQDPVSDYGRLSSELFRAVRLVVDTGIHDLGWSREQVVEFMRNSHAVDEPTIQSETDRYIAWPAQALSYKLGQLKIVELRARAQKELGPKFDIRTFHDEILSGGALPLDVLDARVTGWIAEQKAAK, encoded by the coding sequence ATGCGTACCCTTCCTGCCCTCCTGCTCACCGGCACGCTTGTGACCGCAACGCTGTCGCCTGCGGTTTTCGCCCAGACCTCTGTGGCGGACCGTATCGCCCAACAGAACAAACTGTTTGAAGACCAGTTCCAGGACGGGTTGCGCCGGTCTCCCCAGCGTGCCACGGCCTACGGTGACTACCGCTATAACGACAAGCTGGACGATGACTCCCTGGCGGCGATCGCGGACGCGCATCAGAACCAGCTCAAATATCTCGCCGCGCTCGACGCGATTTCGACCGCCGGGTTTCCCGAGCAGGACAAGCTGTCGCACGACCTGATGGTGCGCAGCCTGAAGACCGCGCTGGCCAACTATGACCTGAAGAATTACGAGATGCCGGTTGACCAGATGGGCGGCCCGCATTCGGATCTGGCAGACCTGCCCAACGCAGTTCCGCTGGACTCGGTCAAGCATTACGAGGACTACATCGCGCGGCTCCACCAGATTCCGCGGGTTTTCGAACAAAATATCGAGATCATGAAGGCCGGCGAACGCGACCACCTGATGCCGGTGAAATTTCTGCTGGAAAAGGTTCCCGCCCAGTGCGATGGGGTTATTGCCGCGAATCCTTTCCTTAACCCCATAAAGAAATTTCCGGCCAGTTTCTCGGAAGAGGACAAGAAGCGCCTGACGGCCCAGATTACCGATACGGTCAACCAAGAGGTCTTCCCGGCCTACCGCAGCTTTGCCGCATTCGTGAAGAACGAGTACGCTCCGCATGGACGCACCACGCTGGCCATCACCTCGTTGTCTGAGGGGAAGAAGCGCTACCAGGCGGCTATTTATAGCCGTACTACCACCAACCTGCCTCCAGCGCAGATTCACCAGATCGGTCTGGACGAGATTAAGCGGATTGAGGCGGAGATGACGCAGGTAGCGAAGCGCGCCGGTTTCAGTGATCTCGCCAGCTTCCGGGCCTCACTCAAGGACAACCCGAAGTACATTCCCAAGTCCGAAGAAGAGATTCTCGACAACTTTCGCCGGGCCATTGCGCAGATGGAGCCCAAGCTGCCGCAGCTCTTCGGCCTTCTGCCCAAGTCGCCGGTCACGGTGGAGGCCATTCCTCCCTACCAGGCGGCGATGGCGACCCACTACCAGACCGGAACGCCGGATGGAAAGCGCCCGGGCCGTGTCTCGGTCGCTGTTTCGGACTTTCAGCACCGCGACACCATCAAGGACGAGGCCGTGGCTTACCACGAGGGCATTCCCGGTCACCACATGCAGCTCTCCATTCAGCAGCAGCTTACGGGGTTGCCCAAGTTCCGCATGCGCGGCGGCAACTCGGCGTATGTCGAAGGATGGGCGCTTTATGCGGAGGAACTCGGCAAAGAGGTTGGCTTCTACCAGGATCCTGTCTCTGACTATGGCCGTCTCAGCTCGGAGCTCTTCCGCGCTGTACGTTTGGTGGTAGATACCGGCATCCACGACCTTGGCTGGTCGCGCGAACAGGTGGTTGAGTTTATGCGTAACTCGCATGCTGTCGATGAGCCTACGATTCAGTCTGAGACTGACCGCTACATCGCATGGCCGGCGCAGGCTCTCAGCTACAAGCTTGGCCAGCTGAAGATCGTCGAGCTTCGCGCCCGCGCCCAGAAGGAGCTGGGGCCGAAGTTCGACATCCGCACCTTCCATGACGAAATCCTGAGTGGCGGCGCCCTGCCGCTTGATGTTCTGGATGCTCGTGTCACCGGCTGGATCGCGGAGCAGAAAGCCGCAAAGTAG
- a CDS encoding RrF2 family transcriptional regulator, with product MLRLTKKADYGLMALKYLAEHVDDGAQSAKDIAEAYHIPAQLLAKILQTLAKGGLLVSTAGTRGGYALARPANEISAFEVIRTIDGPLFITSCITIHGACDLAGHCTIKEPLRKVNDSIKDLLSAITIADLIEPLESAGSTLGGGLVSIAL from the coding sequence ATGCTCAGACTGACCAAAAAAGCGGACTACGGGCTGATGGCCCTGAAGTATTTAGCTGAGCACGTAGACGACGGCGCGCAGAGCGCCAAGGATATTGCCGAGGCTTACCATATCCCGGCGCAGCTGCTGGCGAAGATTCTGCAGACGCTGGCCAAGGGCGGCCTTCTGGTTTCTACCGCAGGCACCCGCGGCGGCTATGCGCTGGCAAGGCCTGCAAACGAGATCAGCGCGTTTGAAGTCATCCGCACCATTGATGGTCCGCTGTTCATTACCAGTTGCATCACCATCCACGGCGCCTGCGACCTGGCGGGCCATTGCACCATCAAAGAACCATTGCGCAAGGTCAATGACAGCATCAAGGACCTGCTGAGCGCCATCACCATCGCCGACCTGATTGAGCCGCTGGAATCCGCAGGATCGACCCTGGGCGGCGGCCTGGTCTCCATTGCGCTGTAA
- a CDS encoding IscS subfamily cysteine desulfurase, translating into MSTVAATVEVPKGVKLPIYMDNHATTPLDPRVLEAMMPYFTTIFGNAASRNHSFGWEAEQAVENAREQVAKLIGATAKEIIFTSGATESNNLAIKGIAEMYRERGNHIITQVTEHKATLDTCKKLEKQGYKVTYLPVKADGLVDLEDLKAAFTPETILVSIMYANNEIGVIQPVAEIGKLCKEKGVLFHTDGVQAVGKIPVDVIKDNIDVLSLSGHKIYGPKGVGALYVRRRNPRVQIAEQINGGGHERGMRSGTLNVPGIVGLGKACEIAREEMVEETARLIAMRDHLKQRFESVLDYVHVNGNMDHHLPGNLNMSFVYVEGESLLMGINDIAVSSGSACTSATLEPSYVLKALGLGDDVAHSSIRFGLGRFNTMEEVDYVADKLIDVVQKLRELSPLYEMVKEGIDLSKIEWAAH; encoded by the coding sequence ATGAGCACTGTTGCCGCTACCGTTGAAGTTCCGAAGGGTGTGAAGCTGCCCATTTACATGGACAACCACGCCACCACGCCGCTGGATCCGCGCGTGCTGGAGGCGATGATGCCTTACTTCACCACCATCTTCGGCAATGCCGCCAGCCGCAACCACAGCTTTGGCTGGGAAGCGGAACAGGCTGTCGAGAACGCCCGCGAGCAGGTAGCCAAGCTGATTGGCGCTACCGCCAAGGAGATCATCTTCACCTCCGGCGCGACCGAGTCCAACAACCTGGCCATCAAGGGCATCGCCGAGATGTACCGCGAGCGCGGAAATCACATCATTACCCAGGTGACCGAGCACAAGGCCACGCTGGACACCTGTAAGAAGCTGGAAAAGCAGGGCTACAAGGTCACCTACCTGCCGGTAAAGGCAGATGGTCTGGTGGACCTGGAAGACCTGAAGGCTGCCTTCACACCGGAGACCATCCTGGTCAGCATCATGTACGCCAACAACGAGATCGGCGTCATCCAGCCGGTCGCCGAGATTGGCAAGCTGTGCAAGGAGAAGGGTGTCCTGTTCCACACCGACGGCGTACAGGCTGTCGGCAAGATTCCGGTGGATGTGATCAAGGACAACATTGACGTGCTCTCGCTCTCGGGCCACAAGATCTATGGACCCAAGGGTGTAGGTGCTCTGTATGTTCGCCGCCGTAATCCGCGCGTACAGATTGCTGAGCAGATCAACGGCGGAGGCCACGAGCGCGGCATGCGTTCGGGCACGCTGAATGTTCCCGGCATTGTCGGCCTGGGCAAGGCCTGCGAGATCGCCCGCGAGGAGATGGTAGAAGAGACCGCCCGCCTGATCGCCATGCGCGATCACCTGAAGCAGCGCTTCGAGTCGGTTCTGGACTACGTTCACGTCAACGGCAACATGGATCACCACCTGCCCGGCAACCTGAACATGAGCTTTGTCTACGTGGAGGGCGAGAGCCTGCTGATGGGCATCAATGACATTGCCGTCTCGTCCGGTTCGGCCTGCACTTCGGCCACGCTGGAGCCCAGCTATGTACTGAAGGCTCTGGGACTTGGCGACGATGTGGCACACAGCTCCATCCGCTTCGGCCTGGGCCGTTTCAACACGATGGAAGAGGTCGACTACGTCGCCGACAAGCTGATCGACGTGGTGCAGAAGCTGCGTGAGCTTTCGCCGCTGTACGAGATGGTGAAGGAAGGTATCGACCTGAGCAAGATCGAGTGGGCCGCGCACTAA